A region of Deltaproteobacteria bacterium DNA encodes the following proteins:
- the secF gene encoding protein translocase subunit SecF encodes MELIRSGTNIDFVGKRGTALIFSLSLIIITMASLILRNGPNYGIDFAGGTLVHVKFNDTALSIDSLRDSLAKVDLGDVLVQDFGEGAGEYLIRIEKGTGKVEDLSHSVKGQLSDSFGAGSYEVRRVEMVGPQVGDDLKTKALMAILYAMGGILIYVSLRFEFRYALGAIIAIAHDVLVTVGAFAVTGYEISLPVIAAILAVIGYSLNDTIIVYDRIRENMKRVKKGQEESCINQSINETLSRTILTSVTTLIVVLALFLYGGGVIHNFAFALLVGVLIGTYSSIFVASPVLIYYDALFSKTKGA; translated from the coding sequence ATGGAATTAATACGTTCTGGAACAAATATTGATTTTGTCGGCAAGAGGGGTACGGCGCTTATTTTCTCCCTGTCACTGATCATAATTACCATGGCCTCACTTATTTTGAGAAATGGTCCCAATTACGGAATCGATTTTGCCGGTGGAACCCTTGTTCATGTTAAATTCAACGATACTGCGCTTTCTATTGACAGCCTGAGGGATTCCTTAGCCAAAGTCGACCTTGGCGACGTGCTTGTTCAGGATTTTGGTGAAGGCGCAGGTGAATACCTTATCCGAATTGAAAAGGGAACGGGCAAGGTTGAAGACCTTTCCCATTCGGTAAAAGGCCAGTTGTCCGACAGTTTTGGGGCCGGCAGTTACGAAGTAAGGCGTGTCGAGATGGTGGGACCCCAGGTAGGCGATGATCTTAAGACAAAGGCGCTTATGGCTATACTTTACGCGATGGGCGGCATTCTCATCTATGTCTCCCTCCGCTTCGAATTCAGATATGCCCTTGGCGCCATCATTGCCATTGCTCATGATGTTCTCGTTACGGTAGGCGCCTTTGCCGTCACGGGTTATGAAATATCGCTTCCCGTGATTGCCGCCATCCTTGCCGTTATCGGTTATTCTCTTAATGATACGATTATTGTTTATGACAGGATCAGGGAAAATATGAAGCGGGTAAAAAAGGGGCAGGAAGAGTCCTGCATCAACCAGAGCATTAATGAAACGCTGAGCAGGACCATTCTTACATCGGTAACGACACTTATTGTCGTTCTGGCCCTTTTCCTCTACGGGGGAGGGGTTATTCATAACTTTGCCTTTGCCCTTCTCGTCGGTGTTCTTATCGGTACCTACTCGTCAATTTTTGTTGCTTCACCTGTGCTCATCTATTATGATGCGCTCTTTTCAAAAACTAAAGGGGCCTAG
- the secD gene encoding protein translocase subunit SecD: MTIKGRLALTLAVIISALFFLAPAIKPDLPQWWGKYKMILGLDLQGGMHLVLGVDQDKAVSAVMERLSAEVRDSLSEEHIRTKRSVISDLSKINLRLMSEKHEKEAEEILRNDFSQFELKNLGNGNFILTLKQEEIDEIKRYAVDQGIETLRNRIDELGVSEPTIQKQGKDRILVQLPGVKDPDRAIDILVTTAQLEFRIVADSKGPGREIVYQKITEKGTNKIIQKNEFILQKRILMTGDRLTDARVRINSQYNTPYVAIEFDSKGARQFERVTGENVGKRLAIVLDNNVYSAPNIKSKISGGSAMIEGSFTMDEAHDLAIILRAGALPAPLEILENRTVGPTLGKDSIEKGFLSMLIGGVIVILFMAVYYRFSGFVADIVLILNVVFIMAALAGLSATLTLPGIAGIVLTIGMAVDANVIIFERVREELRLGKTPMAALDSGFSKALLPIMDANVTTLIAAIVLFEFGTGPVKGFAVTLSIGILASLFTALFVSRLIFDISLSGKKVSKLSI, translated from the coding sequence ATGACTATCAAAGGAAGACTCGCACTGACATTAGCCGTTATTATTTCTGCTCTCTTCTTTCTGGCGCCGGCAATAAAACCTGATCTTCCCCAGTGGTGGGGAAAATACAAGATGATTCTCGGTCTTGACCTTCAGGGCGGTATGCATCTCGTGCTTGGCGTGGATCAGGATAAGGCCGTTAGCGCCGTTATGGAAAGGCTCAGCGCCGAGGTCAGAGACTCGCTGAGTGAAGAGCATATCAGGACAAAGAGAAGTGTCATTAGCGATTTATCAAAAATTAACCTTCGTCTCATGTCGGAAAAGCATGAAAAAGAAGCTGAAGAGATCCTTCGGAATGATTTTAGTCAGTTTGAATTGAAAAATCTCGGAAATGGCAACTTTATTTTAACGCTGAAGCAGGAAGAGATTGATGAAATCAAGAGATATGCAGTCGATCAGGGCATTGAAACTTTAAGGAACAGGATTGATGAACTCGGTGTAAGTGAACCCACTATCCAGAAGCAGGGTAAAGACAGGATACTCGTCCAGCTTCCCGGCGTTAAAGACCCTGACAGGGCAATTGATATTTTGGTAACGACGGCACAGCTTGAATTCAGGATCGTTGCCGATAGCAAGGGGCCCGGCAGAGAAATCGTTTATCAGAAAATCACTGAAAAGGGCACGAACAAGATTATACAGAAAAATGAATTTATTCTTCAGAAGCGAATCCTCATGACCGGTGACAGGCTCACCGATGCAAGGGTGAGAATTAACAGCCAGTACAACACACCCTATGTAGCCATAGAATTTGATTCAAAGGGAGCCAGGCAGTTTGAAAGGGTGACGGGAGAAAATGTAGGAAAAAGGCTTGCCATCGTTCTTGATAACAACGTCTATTCAGCGCCCAACATAAAGAGTAAAATTTCAGGGGGCAGCGCCATGATCGAAGGGAGTTTCACCATGGATGAAGCTCATGACCTTGCCATTATTTTAAGAGCAGGAGCGCTTCCTGCCCCTCTGGAAATTCTTGAAAACAGGACGGTAGGACCGACTCTCGGTAAGGATTCAATTGAAAAGGGCTTCCTCTCCATGCTCATCGGCGGAGTTATCGTTATCCTCTTCATGGCCGTCTACTACCGGTTTTCAGGGTTTGTTGCCGATATAGTTCTTATTCTAAACGTCGTATTTATTATGGCAGCCCTGGCAGGGCTCAGCGCAACGCTCACACTGCCCGGTATTGCCGGTATCGTTCTTACCATCGGTATGGCTGTCGATGCCAATGTCATTATATTCGAAAGAGTGAGGGAAGAGCTAAGGCTTGGGAAAACGCCCATGGCGGCCCTTGACAGCGGTTTTTCAAAAGCGCTTTTGCCCATTATGGACGCCAATGTGACAACACTCATTGCCGCCATCGTTCTTTTCGAATTCGGCACCGGGCCTGTTAAAGGTTTTGCCGTTACACTTTCAATCGGAATCCTGGCCAGCCTCTTTACGGCGCTCTTTGTTTCACGGTTGATCTTCGATATTTCCCTTTCCGGGAAAAAAGTCAGCAAGTTAAGTATATAG
- the yajC gene encoding preprotein translocase subunit YajC, whose translation MLVAIAYAAEGAQRAPQNPFGAFFPLILIFAIFYFLLIRPQQKKAKEQAKALEKLKVGDEVVTAGGIFGKVTRVDSGNKVVLEIADKVKVAVLKAQLQPIGGSESKEVKETKE comes from the coding sequence TTGTTAGTTGCAATAGCCTATGCTGCGGAAGGGGCGCAGAGAGCGCCGCAAAATCCCTTTGGAGCGTTTTTCCCACTCATACTGATATTTGCTATTTTTTACTTTCTTTTAATCAGGCCACAGCAGAAAAAAGCGAAAGAGCAGGCTAAGGCCCTTGAAAAGCTGAAGGTTGGCGATGAAGTGGTTACTGCCGGCGGTATTTTCGGTAAAGTTACCCGCGTTGACAGCGGTAACAAGGTGGTTTTGGAAATTGCCGACAAGGTTAAGGTCGCTGTTTTAAAAGCACAGCTTCAGCCCATCGGCGGCAGTGAAAGTAAAGAAGTTAAAGAAACGAAAGAATAA
- the tgt gene encoding tRNA guanosine(34) transglycosylase Tgt, which yields MVKFKFDLLKKAGGTKARRGRIVTPGGEINTPVFMPVGTQGTVKGLTPHDLKNLDTQIILGNTYHLYIRPGHELIREMGGLHKFMGWHGPILTDSGGFQVFSLGSLRKISEEGVSFQSHLDGSRHLLTAESSIAIQEALGADIIMCFDECPPHRESYDYISASLDMTLRWAKRCKKAKKREGSALFGIIQGGMYGDLRKRSAQETVDIGFDGYAVGGLSVGETKPLMYEMIEATEPFIPEESPRYLMGVGTPEDLIEAIDRGIDMFDCVMPTRNARNGMLFTSFGKLVIKNSRYERDKGPVDESCSCYTCKNFSRAYLRHLFKAGEILSSVLNTIHNVHYYLDLMKRARKAIEEDRFPQFKREFYALRQINS from the coding sequence ATAGTGAAGTTTAAATTTGATCTTTTAAAAAAGGCCGGTGGAACAAAGGCAAGAAGGGGCAGGATAGTTACTCCCGGAGGTGAAATAAATACACCCGTATTTATGCCTGTAGGTACTCAGGGAACGGTAAAGGGATTAACGCCCCATGATCTGAAAAATCTGGATACCCAGATTATACTGGGCAATACTTATCATCTTTATATAAGGCCGGGGCATGAGCTTATTAGGGAGATGGGGGGGCTTCACAAGTTTATGGGCTGGCATGGTCCCATCCTTACAGACAGTGGCGGCTTTCAGGTTTTCAGTCTTGGTTCACTCAGGAAAATATCGGAAGAAGGCGTCAGCTTTCAGTCTCACCTGGACGGATCACGCCATCTCCTTACCGCTGAATCTTCCATAGCGATACAGGAAGCGCTGGGAGCGGACATTATCATGTGTTTTGACGAATGCCCTCCCCATAGGGAGAGTTATGATTATATCAGCGCTTCGCTCGATATGACGCTCCGCTGGGCAAAGCGCTGCAAGAAAGCGAAAAAGCGTGAAGGAAGCGCTCTTTTCGGCATCATCCAGGGGGGCATGTATGGCGATCTCAGAAAACGTTCGGCTCAGGAAACGGTAGATATCGGTTTTGACGGCTATGCCGTCGGGGGACTAAGTGTGGGGGAAACAAAACCCCTCATGTATGAGATGATCGAAGCTACCGAACCTTTTATACCTGAAGAGAGTCCACGTTATCTCATGGGGGTGGGGACGCCGGAAGATCTCATCGAGGCCATAGACAGGGGCATTGATATGTTTGACTGTGTTATGCCCACAAGAAATGCGCGAAACGGTATGCTTTTTACCTCTTTCGGCAAGCTTGTTATAAAAAACAGCCGCTATGAAAGAGACAAAGGCCCTGTCGATGAAAGCTGCAGTTGTTATACGTGCAAAAATTTTTCAAGGGCCTACTTGAGGCACCTTTTCAAGGCCGGGGAGATTTTGTCTTCCGTCCTTAATACGATACATAATGTTCATTACTACCTTGACCTGATGAAGAGGGCGAGAAAAGCGATAGAAGAAGACCGGTTCCCGCAGTTTAAGCGGGAATTTTACGCACTGCGTCAAATTAATTCTTAA